One Pectobacterium cacticida genomic window, CACTTGCTACAGGATAAGATCACTATACGTCATCTCGGCGTACAACCGTATGAACCCGTCTCGCTGGCGATGCATAACTTCACCGACCAACGTGATGATAAGACCCCAGATGAACTTTGGCTGGTGCAGCATCCCCGCGTGTTCACGCAAGGCCAGGCAGGAAAAGCGGAACATATTCTTATGCCTGGCGACATTCCTGTCATTCAAAGTGACAGGGGCGGTCAGGTGACCTATCACGGCCCAGGACAACAGATTATGTACGTGCTGATTGACCTGAAGCGCCGCAGACTTGGCGTGCGTCAACTCGTCACCGCCATTGAAAATACGGTGATTGGTACGCTGGCGCACTTCCAGATTGACGCCCATGCCCGCCCTGATGCACCTGGCGTTTATGTAGGTAAGCGGAAAATTTGCTCCCTCGGGTTACGCATTCGGCGAGGCTGCTCTTTTCATGGGCTCGCGCTCAATGTCGATATGGATCTCTCCCCATTTCTGCGAATCAACCCGTGTGGTTATGCGGGGATGGAAATGACGCAAATCAGCGATCTGGTGCCGGGCGTTACGCTAGATGACACTGCACCTGTGTTGGTGAACACTTTTTTACAACTCGTCGGCTATTCCGATCCCGCTCATCTATTATGGGATTTGGGCAAGCAGGGTGATCCCCTCCCCGGCTAACCCGTTATTCCCGTCAATAAACCATAATCGATCAGGCGATCTTAATTTGTTAAATTACATTTTATTCACATAATTTCTTCATTTTGATCGCGCAAAGGCTGATTGTGGCTAGGCAAGATGATATAATTTTTGTAGTTTTTAAAAAAAGTTTAGCAAAAAACATCATCCTTTGAATTTCTTTTTAAGATTCAAAGAAACGATTCAGAACTGGAACTTACGCAAACATGAGTAAACCGATTCAGATCGAACGCGGCGTCAAGTACCGCGATGCCGATAAAATGGCGCTAATCCCGGTGCGTACCGTCGTTACCGAACGCCAGGAGCTTCTGCGCAAACCTGAATGGATGAAGATTAAGCTTCCGGCTGATTCCAGCCGCATTCAGGGAATCAAAGCGGCCATGCGTAAAAATGGGTTGCACTCTGTTTGCGAAGAAGCATCCTGTCCAAATCTAGCCGAGTGTTTCAACCATGGCACCGCCACGTTTATGATTTTGGGTGCCATTTGCACGCGTCGCTGCCCGTTCTGCGATGTTGCCCATGGTCGTCCGCTTACGCCAGACGCTAATGAGCCAGAAAAACTGGCACAAACCATTCATGATATGGGTTTACGCTATGTTGTGATTACCTCGGTGGACCGAGATGACCTGCGCGATGGTGGCGCTCAGCACTTTGCCGACTGTATTAGCGCTATTCGCCGCAAAAACCCAAACATTCGCATCGAAACACTGGTGCCAGATTTCCGTGGTCGGATGGATCGCGCGTTGGAGATCCTCACCGCCACGCCGCCGGACGTGTTCAACCATAATCTGGAAAACGTTCCGCGTGTTTATCGTCAGGTTCGGCCTGGCGCAAACTATGAATGGTCTCTGAAACTGCTAGAAAACTTTAAAAAAGCGCATCCGAATATCCCAACGAAATCGGGCCTGATGGTTGGATTAGGGGAGACAAACGCTGAGATCGTAGAGGTGATGCGTGACCTGCGCCGCCATGGAGTGACAATGCTAACGCTGGGACAATATTTACAGCCGAGCCGTCACCATTTGCCGGTACAACGTTACGTCAGCCCGGATGAATTTGCTGAGATGAAAGCCGAAGCGATGGCGATGGGCTTTACCCATGCGGCGTGCGGCCCGTTTGTTCGCTCGTCTTATCATGCCGACCTTCAGGCAAAAGGCATCGAAGTAAAATAAACGCACATAGGTTTTTACACATTTTTGTTGCGATAATACACGGACGGCAATCGCCGTCCGTTTCATTATGTAGCCGCTATCAGGATTCTTTATGCGTCGAATCATTCAGCTCCGCCGTGTCATTCGTCTTTACGGGCTGCTCGTCATTCATCGCTTTCTTAAACCCTTTTATCGCCGCGCCCAAATCTCCCCCCAGATTACGCAGTTTATTCGTACCAAATAGCAATATGATTAATGCGCCAATGACCAACAATTTGGCAATACTAATACCTTCCATACACGCCTACCTCATTGACAGATGCTGGAGACGCCAGCAATCGCGAACGCTATTGTTGAGATAACTTTCCTGTATCCTCTATCTAAAACCTTATGTCGCGCGATACAATCGTCATCTGTAACAAAATGAAACGCCGAGGGTGTGCATTAACATCCCTTTACGAGTGCCCACTCTTGCCTTACTACAACAATTCCTGACAAGGGCGTAGACTTTTATAACGATAAGGAGATGACATACCTCCCTGCCCTGCTCGGCCAACCCGCTACAGGCCTGAAGAAAGGGTATAACCGCCACTAGGCTGATGATGTCTACGCTCACCTCGCAGAAGGGAACGTAGTATCCTGCTCAACTCGCTGCGAGATCGTAAAAATAACCCAGGAAAATTTCTATGTTCAGTACGTTACTCGCGGTATTTATTGGTGGTGGCATCGGCAGCGTGGCGCGCTGGCAGCTCGGCGTAAAATTTAACCAGCTTTATCCTACATTGCCGCTAGGTACGCTGCTTGCCAACCTGTTAGGGGCCTTCGTGATCGGCGGCACGCTCGCTTTTTTCCTGCGCTATCCTTATCTCGATCAAAACTGGAAAATCTTCATTACTACCGGGCTATGCGGGGGATTGACGACATTCTCAACATTTTCCGCCGAGGTAGTCATGCTCATACAAAGCGGCCATTTGGCGGCGGCGGGGGTGCATTTGCTATTGAATCTGGCTGGATCATTACTCATGACCGCGCTGGCGTTTGCGCTAGTGAGCGGATTAACAACGCATTAACGATGATCCTTTGACACGCTCACGCAGGCGCCCTGAACGGCTTCCGGACGACGCATCTGTGATAAAAAAAAGCCCGCGCAAGGCGGGCAAAGTCATTCTAATGACAGGGATGGTACTAACACAACACTCACAGGGATATGAGGTACTGACAAGGGATGAAAAGACTATAGCAAGCCAAATGTATAGTAGTGTCATGCACGCGTAAGGTTACTCTACCGGTTGTAAAACTACATTGGCACTGCCGATTATTACGAACACACTGCATCATATTAACCGCGTCTTCGTTCCTCTAAGCCGCGCTATCAATACCGCTATTCACGCAAACCGGCGTCCCCTGGATATGCACACGTTGCAGATGGCGTGCGGAATGTGCCGTAAAAGCCTCACGCCCATGCAGTAACGAGAAGTTGTCCGCCACCACAATGTCGCCCTGTTGCCATTGGTGCGCATAATAATAGCGGGGATCGTAGAGATGCTGGCGTAACGTTTCCCTAAAGGCATTTTGCCTATTCGGAGCGACGTTATGGTATTCCAAAGCGTGCTGATTTAGGAAACGCTCCCCTTCGATCGGCGGTTCGTTATAACGCATAATTTCCCCGTGACCGTTGGGATGAGGGACAATTAAAGGAGAGGTAACCTTACCCCCATAGTGAGCAACAGCTTTAATACGGTAAGTGACTGAAACGCTTCGCCATTCATCGACTAATTTGGCGTCAGCTTCTGCCAACAGACGCGTCGTATCGACAAAGGTTGTTCGTCCGCCTTGATCCTGTCCCGGCGCGGATACGCAGTGAAATAGTTGAAATTCAGGAATCGTGGGTTTGTACATTCCATCCCAGTGTAACGGTACGTAACTATTATCAAAGATATGATCCTTGGTATCCTCGTGCGCTTTCACATCCAGCACGGCACCGAAAGGCCACATCATAATGTCCCCCCAATGGCTGGCATACTCGGTCAGAATGTCGGGATCGGAGAAACCGGACGAAAACCCACGCAATACCAAAAGATGATAATCTCTGGCGAGCTGGCGGAGTTTGTCAATCGGTAATGTGTTAATGCTCTGTTCCGATGTCGTTGGCGTCAGTAGTGCGCCAAACGGGGAGAGCGATTCAATGCGGTAGTTTTTATTTTCCATCATGGACATTCCTTTATAAGATGACGTTATTGATACTGCGGTGACCCATAAAACGAAACATTGGCTTACGCCACATCCGACCGTTTAACGACGTAATAACTAGGCGTACCACGGATCTCCACGATTTCGCCCCCCAATTGCTGGGCATCGGCATTCTTCATTAACACAAACTGACCATTCACATTAGCGGCAACGCCATGCCAGGGCGTCAACCAATCGTCCTTGGTCGGCATCATGTGAATCCCTAACTTCAGGCTATCTGAGGGTTGAGGATGAATAGATAAACGGATAGCATCGGGAAATTGCTCAGCAAGCAGACTCCCCCACGCCCAACTACGTTGAATAACGCCACACGCGCGTTTTTTAGCATCTTTTTGCAGCGCCGCGTTAGAGCCGGTATAGCTAGGTCTTTGGCTGTCCTCGTAAAGGAAGCGTGTGATGGAGCGATAAAGCTGCAAGCCCTCAGCGCTTCGCATAAGCAGTGCCTTAATCGCTGCCTCTGATTCCGCATAATCCGCAACCAGTCTTTGGCGAAGATGATCATAGTCTGCCGTTAGCGACGCCATGTTTTCTACATCCTTAAGATTAAAGACGCTAAGGTGAACGGCCCCCAACTCATGCAGTAAATTTTCGATTCCGGCCTGATAAGAATTAATTGTTTCGTCGCTGGTTCCAATCAGATCGCCAAAAACATGCCCATCCGAACAAATACGGATTTGCGCGCCTGGCGGATAATAAAGCTGAATTCGCTGACATAATGAATTCAAAAATATCAGAGACAAGCGTTCTGCCATATCCGGCGTTTTCCCCAGTACCTTATAAGGACTGGGAGATTTTACCGGGAACGCCGGTAATATAAGTTCAATACGACGACCTGTTTCAACAAAAGCAAGGATCCTGGGCAATTGGACTTGAGCCACCTCGGATTCCTCTTCACTGATTGACTTTGTCGGATGGGTATATCTACGCCGATATTGTATTAACTCTTTTAATATCAGCGATGAAACTAATTTATTATCCATAGTAGCCAACAAACCTCTTTAACTTAAAATAAATAAAAAAACAACATAATGTAAACATAGAAACAATAGAATAATTTTTAGGTTGGCGTACAAAAAAAAACTGAATAACACATTCAGTTTTTTTATTTGTTAGGCTAATTATTATAAATTGATATTATTAATAATTAAATTTCAAATGTGTCATTGTATTAAAAAACAATCACCTACCGTTACAGAAAGCAGAAAACACAATACATTGGATATAAACTCCATTCCCAAAGGATTATATTTTACTGAAATATAGGATAAATAATGGGCTTTGGTTTTATTGGTATTGAATGTTACTGAATAGAATTCACTACTCGCTTTTACGGAAAAGAAAGAATACTCGGGCTTACGATACGAAAGTAAATGACTAACATACGTCCTATTAAGGAGAAATGGCAGGCACGACACCTGCCATGAGATATGCCAATACTTAATTCATTTTATCCTGTAACCATCGGCTAATTTGCTGAAGTGCGCGGTGGAAATTCTGGTAAACCGGAGAGAAATTAACGGGCAACAGCTTCCCTTGTATAGACGAATTCACGATCAGGCAGGCTTCTTCCTTCGGGCATAAAAGATCGTTATCCCAGTAACCCGCCAGCATCGGCGTCGAACAACGACGCCCCAATAGCCCTTGCGTTTTCAACGAATAGCGTCCTAGTTCAATTTTCAACGCGGCATCTGTCGAAAACGGCATACCCAGGCGGCTCGCCAACACATCCATAAACATATTCGGTACTTGCTGCTGACGATTCGGATCGGTTAACAGATGGTGCACCACCGGGCCAAGACAGGCTATGCCGCGTAAACGTTGCGGTTCCAGATAAGCCAATCGGACGGCAATGTTGGCGCCAAAACGGAAGCCAAACGCCACCGTACGGGAATGATCGACCCACGGAACATCCGGCAGCGCACGTAGAACCTGCTGATGCAAAAAACTGGAATCCTGCGTTAACTTCCAGCGAGAAGAAAACCCTACGGAAGGAACGTCTATCGTCAACATTGCCATGCCTGCTGGCGCGAAATAGTCCTGAAACAGACGATGATAATCATTCTGCAACATATCCAGGCTACCGCAGATAAGTACGGTAGGGAAAGGCGCTTTCCCTTGCGATGGCATATGCAAAAAGCCGGTCAGCGTGCCGCCGCCGCTGATGGGAAAAGTCAGTTCTCTGAGCTCATAAGGCAGGTATTTAGCGGCTTCCTCATAAGCGCGATTCGCCAGCGTTTGTGCCTGCTCCGCCAGATCATCACCCTTGATATGCGGATAAGCGGCAATACTGTAGAGGTTAGCCGCGTTCAACCAAAACTGTCCGGTTTGCGCTTCATTACCGCCTTCTATAGCCCGCTGCTGCCAGCGAGCGCCTTGCTTTGCCCACTCATAAATCCAGTTGCCGCCCCGGTAGCCAATTACCGTATCCAGTAATCGCTCGTCGCTTCTGTCTGCCTTACTGGCAGCAATACGTGACAGCACGTCTTCGATTTCCCACGGATCGACGCCACGCCAAATCCACATCAGTCGGTTAATCATACGATACCAACTGTGGGTTTTCTCTCCCTCCAGCGTAGAATGCAGCCCTGGTTCATCTTGGCTATTCCACGTCCGTCTGACCAGCGTCGAGGTTTCGGGATGCTTGAATGAGGGTTTGAATAGAGCTTCAGACAGGTTAGCTTGCGCCACATCAGCCTCCGTTAATGTAAACCGCTTAGCGGACATCAGACGATATCTTCGTCGCTAGCTAAAGTGTAACGAACTCAAGCCAGAGAAGACAAATGCCAACGTCAGAAACTCACGTACGGATCAAGCCTAACGCCCCAAAGCGCGAGCAAGTAACCATAGCATTTTTGGGAAAACAATCGTCAGAAACAATAATGCCCGGTTAAACCGGGCATTACAGAAAATCGATGAGGATTTTCGATCAGGCATTAATGACCAGACAGCGGCGGCACGAACACCACGCCCATATCCCACGGCTGTTCAATCCAGGTATTCTGTGGAATATCAATCACATAATCATCAACCAGTGGTTTACCGGCAGGTTTGGCAAAAATGGTCACGAAGTGCGCCTTCGGATACATATCACGAATCGCCTTCGCCGTACCGCCAGTATCTACCAAATCATCAACGACGATAAACCCTTCACCATCGCCCTCAGCGCGCTTAAGCACTTTCATCTCGCGCTGATTATCATGGTCGTAGCTGGAAATACAAACTGTATCAACGTGACGAATGCCCAACTCACGCGCCAGCAGTGCGCCAGGAACCAACCCTCCGCGGCTGACGGCAATGATTCCCTTCCATTGATCGGCAGGCAACAAACGCTGCGCCAGTTTGCGGGCGTGAATCTGCAACATATCCCAGGTTACGACGTACTTTTCGCTCATAAAATATATCCCAGCCGAATAAAAACCGGCTTAAGTTGAGTCTGAGGGGAAAAAGGTTGCGCGGGATTATAGATAGCCAACAACATAAAAACCAGTTTTTCTCAATATCAGTATCGGGTTTTTCCTGGTCGCGCTCCTCCAACAAAACTTGCCGATAGCCATGACTACCAGAAAATTCCATGAGGACGACGGCAATTCCCCCCCGGTTGGATGGAAAATGATATTCTGTCGTAATACGCCATATTAGGTGGCTAGCCGCAATGATCCTTTAACCTCATGCCCCTGCCATGCCAGAAGGCAAAAACAGGGTGCTAACAAGGAGACTGAAATAGTGTCTGAATTGTCTCAACTTTCCCCTCAGCCGCTGTGGGATATTTTCGCCAAGATTTGTTCCATTCC contains:
- a CDS encoding TauD/TfdA dioxygenase family protein, whose amino-acid sequence is MENKNYRIESLSPFGALLTPTTSEQSINTLPIDKLRQLARDYHLLVLRGFSSGFSDPDILTEYASHWGDIMMWPFGAVLDVKAHEDTKDHIFDNSYVPLHWDGMYKPTIPEFQLFHCVSAPGQDQGGRTTFVDTTRLLAEADAKLVDEWRSVSVTYRIKAVAHYGGKVTSPLIVPHPNGHGEIMRYNEPPIEGERFLNQHALEYHNVAPNRQNAFRETLRQHLYDPRYYYAHQWQQGDIVVADNFSLLHGREAFTAHSARHLQRVHIQGTPVCVNSGIDSAA
- the lipA gene encoding lipoyl synthase, producing MSKPIQIERGVKYRDADKMALIPVRTVVTERQELLRKPEWMKIKLPADSSRIQGIKAAMRKNGLHSVCEEASCPNLAECFNHGTATFMILGAICTRRCPFCDVAHGRPLTPDANEPEKLAQTIHDMGLRYVVITSVDRDDLRDGGAQHFADCISAIRRKNPNIRIETLVPDFRGRMDRALEILTATPPDVFNHNLENVPRVYRQVRPGANYEWSLKLLENFKKAHPNIPTKSGLMVGLGETNAEIVEVMRDLRRHGVTMLTLGQYLQPSRHHLPVQRYVSPDEFAEMKAEAMAMGFTHAACGPFVRSSYHADLQAKGIEVK
- the tatA gene encoding Sec-independent protein translocase subunit TatA, with amino-acid sequence MEGISIAKLLVIGALIILLFGTNKLRNLGGDLGAAIKGFKKAMNDEQPVKTNDTAELNDSTHKES
- the lipB gene encoding lipoyl(octanoyl) transferase LipB: MTHLLQDKITIRHLGVQPYEPVSLAMHNFTDQRDDKTPDELWLVQHPRVFTQGQAGKAEHILMPGDIPVIQSDRGGQVTYHGPGQQIMYVLIDLKRRRLGVRQLVTAIENTVIGTLAHFQIDAHARPDAPGVYVGKRKICSLGLRIRRGCSFHGLALNVDMDLSPFLRINPCGYAGMEMTQISDLVPGVTLDDTAPVLVNTFLQLVGYSDPAHLLWDLGKQGDPLPG
- the frsA gene encoding esterase FrsA is translated as MAQANLSEALFKPSFKHPETSTLVRRTWNSQDEPGLHSTLEGEKTHSWYRMINRLMWIWRGVDPWEIEDVLSRIAASKADRSDERLLDTVIGYRGGNWIYEWAKQGARWQQRAIEGGNEAQTGQFWLNAANLYSIAAYPHIKGDDLAEQAQTLANRAYEEAAKYLPYELRELTFPISGGGTLTGFLHMPSQGKAPFPTVLICGSLDMLQNDYHRLFQDYFAPAGMAMLTIDVPSVGFSSRWKLTQDSSFLHQQVLRALPDVPWVDHSRTVAFGFRFGANIAVRLAYLEPQRLRGIACLGPVVHHLLTDPNRQQQVPNMFMDVLASRLGMPFSTDAALKIELGRYSLKTQGLLGRRCSTPMLAGYWDNDLLCPKEEACLIVNSSIQGKLLPVNFSPVYQNFHRALQQISRWLQDKMN
- the gpt gene encoding xanthine phosphoribosyltransferase, yielding MSEKYVVTWDMLQIHARKLAQRLLPADQWKGIIAVSRGGLVPGALLARELGIRHVDTVCISSYDHDNQREMKVLKRAEGDGEGFIVVDDLVDTGGTAKAIRDMYPKAHFVTIFAKPAGKPLVDDYVIDIPQNTWIEQPWDMGVVFVPPLSGH
- the crcB gene encoding fluoride efflux transporter CrcB — its product is MFSTLLAVFIGGGIGSVARWQLGVKFNQLYPTLPLGTLLANLLGAFVIGGTLAFFLRYPYLDQNWKIFITTGLCGGLTTFSTFSAEVVMLIQSGHLAAAGVHLLLNLAGSLLMTALAFALVSGLTTH
- the pvcA gene encoding L-tyrosine isonitrile synthase — protein: MDNKLVSSLILKELIQYRRRYTHPTKSISEEESEVAQVQLPRILAFVETGRRIELILPAFPVKSPSPYKVLGKTPDMAERLSLIFLNSLCQRIQLYYPPGAQIRICSDGHVFGDLIGTSDETINSYQAGIENLLHELGAVHLSVFNLKDVENMASLTADYDHLRQRLVADYAESEAAIKALLMRSAEGLQLYRSITRFLYEDSQRPSYTGSNAALQKDAKKRACGVIQRSWAWGSLLAEQFPDAIRLSIHPQPSDSLKLGIHMMPTKDDWLTPWHGVAANVNGQFVLMKNADAQQLGGEIVEIRGTPSYYVVKRSDVA